In the genome of Candidatus Pristimantibacillus lignocellulolyticus, the window AACCAAGGTGAGCAAACAACTGCTTAATTGCAGAGTTTGGGCATAACAACATAAACAACAAAGGGTGGTCAGATGGTGAAAACCTCTCACTACCCTTTTTTTGAACTAAAATACCATAGACGACTCTAGGAGGTTTTTTACATGGCAGTAGATGCGAAGGCAGTTAAAGAATTACGTGAAAGAACAGGGGCAGGAATGCTTGATTGCAAGAAAGCTCTAGAAGAAACAAACAATGATATCGAAAAAGCAATCGATTTCCTTCGTGAAAAAGGACTTGCGGCAGCAGCAAACAAAGCTGGTCGTCTAGCTTCTGAAGGTCTTGTTGAATCATACATCCACAGCAATGGTCGTATCGGCGTTCTAGTTGAAGTTAACTGTGAAACTGACTTCGTTGCGAAAACAGATCAATTCAAAGAATTCGTAAAAGATGTTGCAATGCATATTGCTGCTTCTAATCCGAAATTCGTTCGTCGTGAGGAAGTTTCTGCTGCAGAACTTGAGCATGAAAAAGAAATTCTTACTGCTCAAGCGCTTAATGAAGGAAAACCTGCTCATATCGTTGAAAAAATGGTTGAAGGTCGTATTTCTAAATATTATGAAGAATTCTGTTTGCTTGAACAGTCATTCATCAAAGATCCAGACAAAACAATCGCTACTCTTGTTAATGAAAAAATTAGCAAAATTGGTGAGAACATCTCCATTCGTCGCTTCGTTCGTTTTGAACTTGGTGAAGGTCTAGAGAAAAAAGTTGATAACTTCGCTGAAGAAGTTATGGCTCAAGTTAACCTTTAATCCGAACTCAAGTATAGAGGGGCGGGGCTTCTGCCCCGCCTTACTTGTATCATCGCAACAAAATTGAAGACCTCGTTAAAGAGGTGTAAGATGGAGGTATAAAAGTTGGAACATCCAGTATTTAAACGCATCGTATTGAAAGTTAGTGGTGAATCACTAGCAGGT includes:
- the tsf gene encoding translation elongation factor Ts, whose amino-acid sequence is MAVDAKAVKELRERTGAGMLDCKKALEETNNDIEKAIDFLREKGLAAAANKAGRLASEGLVESYIHSNGRIGVLVEVNCETDFVAKTDQFKEFVKDVAMHIAASNPKFVRREEVSAAELEHEKEILTAQALNEGKPAHIVEKMVEGRISKYYEEFCLLEQSFIKDPDKTIATLVNEKISKIGENISIRRFVRFELGEGLEKKVDNFAEEVMAQVNL